In Parasegetibacter sp. NRK P23, a single genomic region encodes these proteins:
- a CDS encoding trans-aconitate 2-methyltransferase: MPAKQTPMDPNTQSINTYNQVAELYQEKFMHLTMYDETYEDFCQLLPVHNASILEIGCGPGNITRFLHARMPECQIIAIDAAPNMITLARKNVPGVDFRVMDARSLTGIPPGLDGTICGFCMPYLTHEAAAQFISDCLTLLKSGGVFYASVIEGAQGSSRFQQSSDGKTGAWIFYYEEHWLAEQFNEHGCTPLKARRISFERKNGEKEVHLVVMAVKQ, translated from the coding sequence ATGCCCGCAAAACAAACGCCCATGGATCCCAATACACAATCCATCAACACCTACAACCAGGTGGCGGAACTTTACCAGGAAAAGTTCATGCATCTTACTATGTATGATGAAACCTACGAGGATTTCTGCCAGTTGCTGCCGGTGCACAATGCATCGATACTGGAAATTGGTTGCGGTCCGGGAAATATCACCCGCTTCCTGCATGCCCGTATGCCGGAGTGCCAGATCATAGCGATAGATGCCGCGCCTAATATGATTACGCTGGCCCGGAAAAATGTGCCAGGCGTGGATTTTCGCGTGATGGATGCCCGCTCGTTAACAGGAATTCCCCCGGGCCTGGACGGCACCATCTGCGGTTTCTGTATGCCATACCTTACCCACGAAGCAGCAGCGCAATTTATTTCAGACTGCCTTACGCTATTGAAATCGGGCGGTGTTTTTTATGCCAGCGTGATAGAAGGCGCACAGGGAAGTTCCCGTTTCCAGCAAAGCAGCGATGGTAAAACCGGTGCCTGGATATTTTATTATGAAGAACACTGGTTAGCGGAACAATTCAATGAACATGGATGCACTCCACTCAAAGCCCGGCGAATCAGTTTTGAACGTAAGAATGGGGAAAAAGAAGTGCATCTTGTAGTGATGGCGGTGAAACAATGA